One stretch of Marinitoga hydrogenitolerans DSM 16785 DNA includes these proteins:
- a CDS encoding ferritin, with the protein MISAVMEDALNKQINEELFSAYLYLSMSAYFERKGLKGFANWMNVQYQEETFHAMKMYNYLLGRGGKVKLLAIKEPKNEWNSPLEVFKETLEHEKHITKCINDLVDLAEKEHDRATFNFLQWYIDEQVEEEANDEEIIAKLELIKDNPNALFMLDRELAARTFQPPATE; encoded by the coding sequence ATGATATCAGCAGTAATGGAAGATGCATTGAATAAGCAAATTAATGAGGAGCTATTTTCTGCATATTTGTATTTATCTATGTCAGCATATTTTGAAAGAAAAGGGTTAAAAGGATTTGCAAATTGGATGAATGTGCAATATCAAGAAGAAACTTTTCATGCAATGAAAATGTATAATTATTTATTAGGAAGAGGGGGAAAAGTTAAATTACTTGCAATAAAAGAACCTAAAAACGAATGGAATTCTCCTTTAGAAGTCTTTAAAGAAACGTTAGAACATGAAAAGCATATAACCAAATGTATTAATGATCTTGTAGATTTAGCAGAAAAAGAACATGATAGAGCAACATTTAATTTCTTACAATGGTATATTGATGAACAAGTTGAAGAAGAAGCAAATGATGAAGAAATTATTGCTAAATTAGAATTGATAAAAGATAATCCAAATGCTCTGTTTATGTTAGATAGAGAATTGGCAGCAAGAACTTTTCAACCGCCAGCAACTGAATAA
- a CDS encoding transporter substrate-binding domain-containing protein: MKKFIGILLVVIFALVGFSGKIEEIQKRGVLLVGQDPAYAPFYGVNEKGERIGYEIELAKMMADVLGVKVKFVITNWDGIIPALLSNKFDFVLAGMTITPERALKVNFTTAYYETGQTVFYNSEKYPNGITFEDLKKMGSKVKIAVQLGTTGEFTAEKLFPEAKILTFETVDAAAYQIITKKADILIFDELYYGSISKKYPSIKVWNKLLNKEKLGIAVKKDNLDLLLWLNTFIECKKTDGTLEQLKQKWMVDYDWGE, translated from the coding sequence ATGAAAAAGTTTATTGGTATCTTATTAGTAGTTATTTTTGCACTTGTTGGTTTTAGTGGAAAAATTGAGGAAATTCAAAAACGTGGTGTTTTATTAGTTGGTCAAGATCCAGCCTATGCTCCTTTTTATGGTGTAAATGAAAAAGGTGAAAGAATTGGATACGAAATTGAATTAGCAAAAATGATGGCTGATGTTTTAGGTGTAAAGGTAAAATTTGTTATTACAAATTGGGATGGAATCATTCCTGCTCTATTATCAAATAAATTCGATTTTGTTTTAGCTGGCATGACAATAACCCCTGAAAGAGCTTTAAAGGTTAACTTTACTACAGCGTATTATGAAACAGGACAAACTGTTTTTTATAATAGCGAAAAATATCCTAACGGTATTACCTTTGAAGATTTAAAAAAGATGGGTAGTAAGGTTAAAATAGCTGTACAACTTGGAACTACAGGAGAATTTACAGCAGAAAAATTATTCCCAGAAGCTAAAATTTTAACCTTTGAAACAGTAGATGCTGCAGCATACCAAATAATCACTAAAAAAGCTGATATTTTGATTTTTGATGAATTATATTATGGTTCCATTTCAAAAAAATATCCATCAATTAAGGTTTGGAATAAACTCTTAAATAAAGAAAAACTTGGAATTGCTGTAAAAAAAGATAACCTGGATTTATTATTATGGTTAAATACTTTTATAGAATGCAAAAAAACTGACGGTACTTTGGAACAATTAAAACAAAAATGGATGGTAGACTACGATTGGGGTGAATAA
- a CDS encoding amino acid ABC transporter permease: MNKNYLQKFIAYAVLIFILTVFYMEMSKTYPFNWQRVPFKYMNLYLQGFYMTLKISVFSVLFALIIGIIFGVMKTSKYQILKEFANTYTTIFRNIPLLVIILIVYYGIGSMIEISATIGAIVSLSLFEGAYISEIIRGGIEAVSKGQVEAAKTIGLNTFYLYIDILLPQAFRTTLPALTGQFISLVKDSSLASVIALQELTMVGRQIATSSFASFESYITVAIFYFTITALLQLLGKYFERRFAII; the protein is encoded by the coding sequence TTGAACAAAAATTACTTACAAAAATTCATAGCTTATGCTGTATTAATATTCATATTAACTGTTTTTTATATGGAAATGTCTAAAACATATCCTTTTAACTGGCAAAGAGTACCATTTAAATATATGAATTTATATCTTCAAGGATTTTATATGACGTTAAAAATTTCTGTTTTTTCTGTTTTATTCGCATTGATTATCGGCATTATATTTGGTGTAATGAAAACATCTAAATATCAAATTTTAAAAGAATTTGCCAACACTTATACAACTATTTTTAGAAATATTCCATTATTGGTAATTATTCTCATTGTATATTATGGCATTGGTTCTATGATTGAAATAAGTGCAACAATTGGCGCAATTGTATCATTATCTTTATTTGAAGGTGCTTATATATCAGAAATTATTCGAGGTGGCATAGAGGCTGTGTCAAAAGGGCAGGTTGAAGCGGCAAAAACCATAGGATTAAATACCTTTTATTTATATATAGACATATTATTACCACAGGCTTTTAGAACAACTTTACCTGCTTTAACTGGACAATTCATAAGTCTAGTCAAAGATAGTTCTCTTGCATCTGTTATAGCTTTACAGGAATTAACTATGGTCGGGAGGCAGATTGCCACCTCCTCCTTTGCATCATTTGAATCATATATAACGGTAGCTATATTTTATTTTACGATAACAGCACTTTTACAATTATTAGGTAAATATTTCGAGAGGAGGTTTGCAATAATATGA
- a CDS encoding amino acid ABC transporter ATP-binding protein gives MIEIKGLEKSFGKLEVLKGVNLKVSKSEVLVIMGPSGSGKSTLLRCIAGLEEYEKGIIILEEKNVLDYTRKTLVQKIGFVFQQHNLFPHLKIIDNISLGLIRTKKMKKDEAYEKALDVLDKVHLKDKAYNYPSQLSGGQQQRAGIARALAMDPEILLFDEPTSALDPSLVYEVKETMVELSNMGKTMIVVTHEVDFAKKAGDRIIFMKDGKILENMDPETFFKNELKYEIA, from the coding sequence ATGATAGAAATAAAAGGTCTAGAAAAAAGTTTTGGCAAGTTAGAAGTATTAAAAGGCGTAAATCTAAAGGTTTCAAAAAGTGAGGTTTTAGTAATTATGGGGCCTTCTGGATCTGGCAAATCTACATTATTAAGATGTATTGCTGGATTAGAAGAATATGAAAAGGGTATCATAATATTGGAAGAAAAAAATGTATTAGATTATACAAGAAAAACATTAGTTCAAAAAATAGGGTTTGTTTTTCAACAACATAATCTTTTTCCACATTTAAAGATAATTGATAATATTTCATTAGGCTTAATTAGAACAAAAAAAATGAAAAAAGATGAAGCCTATGAAAAAGCTTTAGACGTTTTAGATAAAGTCCATTTAAAAGATAAAGCTTATAATTATCCTTCTCAATTATCCGGAGGACAACAACAAAGAGCTGGTATTGCAAGAGCATTAGCAATGGATCCTGAAATTTTATTATTTGATGAACCAACATCTGCTCTTGATCCAAGTTTAGTATATGAAGTAAAAGAAACTATGGTTGAATTATCGAATATGGGAAAAACAATGATTGTAGTAACTCATGAGGTTGATTTTGCAAAAAAAGCTGGAGATAGAATTATATTTATGAAAGATGGAAAAATATTAGAAAATATGGATCCTGAAACTTTTTTTAAAAACGAATTAAAATACGAAATAGCATAG
- a CDS encoding transporter substrate-binding domain-containing protein, with amino-acid sequence MKKFIGILVVVIFAFVGFSGKIEEIQKRGVLLVGQDPAYAPFYGINTSGERIGHDIAFAKILSDFLGVKVKFVITNWDGIIPALMTNKFDIILAAMTITPERALKVNFTIPYYQTGQALMYNSKKYPDGLSIKKINEMGKKAKIAVQLGSTGEIAARKFFPNASILTFETVDAAAYQIITKKADAIIFDDLYFGSLSKKYPSIKMYDELLTKENLGIAVKKDDIDLLLWLNTVIETLKTDGTLEQLKQKWIIDYSWDK; translated from the coding sequence ATGAAAAAGTTTATTGGTATTTTAGTAGTAGTTATTTTTGCATTTGTTGGTTTTAGTGGGAAAATTGAGGAAATTCAAAAACGTGGTGTTTTGTTAGTAGGGCAAGATCCGGCTTATGCTCCTTTTTATGGAATAAACACAAGTGGCGAACGAATAGGTCACGATATAGCTTTCGCAAAAATTTTATCTGACTTTTTAGGTGTAAAAGTAAAATTTGTCATAACAAATTGGGATGGAATTATCCCCGCACTAATGACAAATAAGTTCGATATTATTTTAGCTGCAATGACAATTACCCCAGAAAGAGCTTTAAAGGTCAATTTTACTATACCTTATTATCAAACAGGACAAGCTTTAATGTATAATTCAAAAAAGTATCCTGACGGACTTTCTATTAAAAAAATTAACGAGATGGGAAAAAAAGCTAAAATAGCTGTTCAATTAGGTTCAACAGGTGAAATTGCAGCAAGAAAATTTTTCCCTAATGCTAGTATATTAACATTTGAAACAGTAGATGCCGCAGCATATCAAATAATTACCAAAAAAGCTGACGCAATTATATTCGATGATTTATATTTTGGCAGTTTATCAAAAAAGTATCCTTCAATTAAAATGTATGATGAGTTATTAACAAAAGAAAATCTTGGAATTGCTGTAAAAAAAGATGATATTGATTTGCTTCTATGGTTAAATACAGTTATAGAGACCTTAAAAACTGATGGAACATTAGAACAGTTAAAACAAAAGTGGATAATAGACTATAGCTGGGATAAATGA